A genomic window from Salvelinus namaycush isolate Seneca chromosome 5, SaNama_1.0, whole genome shotgun sequence includes:
- the LOC120048901 gene encoding melanin-concentrating hormone receptor 2-like, whose product MNSSDIFCNYKEVSNFANNSSCVNKTQSSPSFIDLATFMHIFPSIYGILCTIGVIANGLVIYAVATCKKKIVSDIYVLNLAIADMLFLLVMPFNIHQLVRDRQWVFGDFMCKAVVVVDVSNQFTTVGIVTVLCIDRYIAIVHPSSEKRTIQWTIIINILVWVGSFLMTVPVMIYAMVVRKSDLEICMMFLDGPEDMYWYTLYQSILGFIFPLIIISTFYSLTLYHVFRSIRRVKRKQSVWAKRATKTVVMVIALFLVCWSPYHVIQVINLSNNRPTNTFVYVYNITICLSYSHSCINPLMLLIFAQNYRERLCHRKDLRSSQQNSSKTTVIKADGSSVSTDPNYRCTVIL is encoded by the exons ATGAATAGCTCGGACATATTTTGTAATTACAAAGAAGTAAGTAACTTCGCCAACAACTCGTCATGTGTGAACAAGACTCAGTCCTCACCCAGCTTCATCGACCTGGCGACTTTTATGCACATATTCCCGTCCATATACGGCATCCTGTGTACAATAGGAGTGATCGCCAACGGTTTGGTGATATACGCAGTGGCGACATGCAAGAAAAAGATTGTCTCGGACATCTACGTGCTGAACTTGGCCATCGCAGATATGCTCTTCTTGCTGGTGATGCCCTTCAACATTCACCAGCTGGTCCGAGACAGACAGTGGGTGTTCGGGGACttcatgtgcaaagctgtcgtggTGGTGGATGTTAGCAACCAGTTCACTACCGTGGGGATTGTAACGGTGCTATGTATTGACAG ATACATTGCCATCGTCCACCCCTCCTCAGAGAAGCGGACCATCCAGTGgaccatcatcatcaacatcctGGTGTGGGTCGGCAGCTTCCTGATGACCGTGCCCGTCATGATCTACGCCATGGTGGTGAGGAAGAGCGACTTGGAGATATGCATGATGTTCCTGGACGGTCCTGAGGACATGTACTGGTACACTCTCTACCAGTCCATCCTGGGCTTCATCTTCCCTCTCATCATCATCTCCACCTTCTACTCCCTCACCCTCTACCACGTCTTCAGATCCATCCGCCGAGTCAAGCGTAAACAGTCTGTCTGGGCGAAGCGCGCCACCAAGACCGTGGTGATGGTCATTGCGCTCTTCCTGGTGTGCTGGAGCCCGTATCACGTGATCCAGGTGATTAACTTGAGCAACAACAGGCCGACCAACACCTTTGTGTATGTCTACAACATCACGATCTGTCTGAGTTACTCCCACAGCTGCATTAACCCTCTGATGCTGCTCATCTTCGCTCAGAACTACCGCGAGCGTCTCTGCCACAGGAAGGACTTGAGGAGTTCGCAGCAGAACTCCTCCAAGACCACTGTAATCAAGGCAGACGGCTCCAGCGTGTCCACCGACCCAAACTACCGCTGCACAGTCATCTTATAG